A DNA window from Brassica napus cultivar Da-Ae chromosome C1, Da-Ae, whole genome shotgun sequence contains the following coding sequences:
- the LOC106434438 gene encoding ubiquitin carboxyl-terminal hydrolase 24 isoform X2: MSDKKVFVFGSFTEHETRSLLEQQKPIKAPQNHKEKSVGSIQFGSFNLVTGSSPVNTNGELKKAQAADGVVKSRPSSSHKEDSAVSQKRVDAPRPSSSHKEDRSIQSAVSQKRLDASRPSSSDKVAKLPVKHSSGVPEHVVENGTIKEVSERKPHNNGVAVKAGLEKLCVSDGESDALYKATSSKFQALDSDILLSDSSPASIPRKNNQMVVHTEQPAPPVKDFTPRGLINAGNLCFLNATLQSLLSCSPFVQLLQGIQLQDIPKTESPTLAAFSEFISELDAPSSSTFRNNVTVVESGRPFTPAMFETVLRNFTPDVLNNMSGRPRQEDAQEFLSFIMDQMHDELLKLRDESPRLTGSKSSVLSSASDDDEWETVGPKNKSAVTRTQSFVPSQLSDIFGGELRSVVKAQGNKDSATVQPYLLLHLDIHPEAVCTIEDALHLFSAPEDLEGYRASVTGKAGVVSARKSIKIQKLSKIMILHLMRFSYGNQGSTKLHKPVHFPLKLNLGRYLLASPSNGGS; the protein is encoded by the exons ATGAGTGACAAGAAG GTCTTTGTGTTTGGATCCTTTACAGAACATGAAACAAGGTCATTACTTGAGCAGCAGAAACCCATCAAGGCTCCTCAGAATCATAAAGAAAAGTCTGTAGGGAGTATACAGTTCGGCTCCTTTAATCTCGTTACCGGAAGCTCTCCAGTTAACACTAATGGCGAGTTGAAGAAGGCTCAGGCTGCTGATGGAGTAGTTAAGTCTCGACCCTCCAGCTCTCATAAGGAAGATTCTGCTGTGTCTCAAAAGAGAGTCGATGCTCCTAGACCTTCCAGCTCTCATAAGGAAGATAGGAGTATTCAATCTGCTGTCTCTCAAAAGAGACTCGATGCTTCTAGACCTTCCAGCTCTGATAAAGTTGCAAAACTCCCTGTGAAGCACTCTTCAGGCGTTCCGGAGCATGTGGTAGAAAATGGAACAATCAAAGAGGTCTCTGAAAGAAAACCTCACAACAATGGTGTGGCGGTGAAGGCTGGTTTGGAGAAGCTGTGTGTATCAGATGGTGAAAGTGATGCTTTGTATAAAGCTACGAGCTCAAAGTTCCAAGCCCTTGACAGCGATATTTTGTTAAGTGATTCTTCACCTGCCAGCATACCAAGAAAGAATAACCAGATGGTGGTTCATACTGAACAGCCTGCTCCGCCCGTTAAAGACTTCACACCAAGAGGATTAATAAACGCTGGAAACTTGTGCTTCCTCAATGCAACATTACAGTCTTTACTCTCCTGCTCTCCGTTTGTTCAGCTCCTCCAGGGAATACAACTTCAAGACATTCCAAAG ACTGAGTCTCCAACATTAGCTGCATTCTCCGAGTTCATATCTGAATTAGATGCCCCAAGCAGTTCAACCTTCAGAAACAATGTTACCGTTGTTGAGTCGGGTAGACCTTTCACACCTGCCATGTTTGAAACGGTCCTTAGAAACTTTACTCCGGATGTTCTCAACAACATGTCTGGCCGCCCAAG GCAGGAAGATGCTCAGGAGTTTTTGAGCTTTATAATGGACCAAATGCACGATGAGTTGCTGAAACTCAGGGACGAGTCCCCTAGACTCACTGGTTCCAAGTCATCTGTTCTTTCTTCTGCCAGCGATGATGATGAATGGGAAACGGTTGGACCCAAAAACAAATCTGCTGTGACAAGAACACAAAGCTTTGTTCCTTCTCAGCTCAGTGATATCTTCGGTGGGGAGCTCAGAAGCGTAGTGAAGGCACAAG GGAACAAAGACTCTGCTACTGTGCAGCCATATCTCTTACTCCACCTGGATATTCACCCGGAAGCTGTGTGTACAATTGAAGATGCATTGCATTTGTTTTCTGCTCCAGAAGATCTTGAAGGCTATCGAGCCTCTGTTACTGGCAAG GCTGGTGTAGTGAGTGCTAGAAAGTCGATAAAGATACAGAAGCTCTCAAAGATAATGATACTGCACCTTATGCGTTTTAGCTACGGGAACCAAGGGAGCACTAAACTCCATAAACCTGTTCACTTCCCCCTCAAGCTCAACCTAGGCCGCTACCTTCTTGCTTCTCCGTCCAACGGGG GTAGTTGA
- the LOC106434438 gene encoding ubiquitin carboxyl-terminal hydrolase 24 isoform X1, giving the protein MSDKKVFVFGSFTEHETRSLLEQQKPIKAPQNHKEKSVGSIQFGSFNLVTGSSPVNTNGELKKAQAADGVVKSRPSSSHKEDSAVSQKRVDAPRPSSSHKEDRSIQSAVSQKRLDASRPSSSDKVAKLPVKHSSGVPEHVVENGTIKEVSERKPHNNGVAVKAGLEKLCVSDGESDALYKATSSKFQALDSDILLSDSSPASIPRKNNQMVVHTEQPAPPVKDFTPRGLINAGNLCFLNATLQSLLSCSPFVQLLQGIQLQDIPKTESPTLAAFSEFISELDAPSSSTFRNNVTVVESGRPFTPAMFETVLRNFTPDVLNNMSGRPRQEDAQEFLSFIMDQMHDELLKLRDESPRLTGSKSSVLSSASDDDEWETVGPKNKSAVTRTQSFVPSQLSDIFGGELRSVVKAQGNKDSATVQPYLLLHLDIHPEAVCTIEDALHLFSAPEDLEGYRASVTGKAGVVSARKSIKIQKLSKIMILHLMRFSYGNQGSTKLHKPVHFPLKLNLGRYLLASPSNGLKYELVATITHHGRDPSKGHYTADARRKNNQWLRFDDASVTAIGTKQVLHDQAYVLFYKQV; this is encoded by the exons ATGAGTGACAAGAAG GTCTTTGTGTTTGGATCCTTTACAGAACATGAAACAAGGTCATTACTTGAGCAGCAGAAACCCATCAAGGCTCCTCAGAATCATAAAGAAAAGTCTGTAGGGAGTATACAGTTCGGCTCCTTTAATCTCGTTACCGGAAGCTCTCCAGTTAACACTAATGGCGAGTTGAAGAAGGCTCAGGCTGCTGATGGAGTAGTTAAGTCTCGACCCTCCAGCTCTCATAAGGAAGATTCTGCTGTGTCTCAAAAGAGAGTCGATGCTCCTAGACCTTCCAGCTCTCATAAGGAAGATAGGAGTATTCAATCTGCTGTCTCTCAAAAGAGACTCGATGCTTCTAGACCTTCCAGCTCTGATAAAGTTGCAAAACTCCCTGTGAAGCACTCTTCAGGCGTTCCGGAGCATGTGGTAGAAAATGGAACAATCAAAGAGGTCTCTGAAAGAAAACCTCACAACAATGGTGTGGCGGTGAAGGCTGGTTTGGAGAAGCTGTGTGTATCAGATGGTGAAAGTGATGCTTTGTATAAAGCTACGAGCTCAAAGTTCCAAGCCCTTGACAGCGATATTTTGTTAAGTGATTCTTCACCTGCCAGCATACCAAGAAAGAATAACCAGATGGTGGTTCATACTGAACAGCCTGCTCCGCCCGTTAAAGACTTCACACCAAGAGGATTAATAAACGCTGGAAACTTGTGCTTCCTCAATGCAACATTACAGTCTTTACTCTCCTGCTCTCCGTTTGTTCAGCTCCTCCAGGGAATACAACTTCAAGACATTCCAAAG ACTGAGTCTCCAACATTAGCTGCATTCTCCGAGTTCATATCTGAATTAGATGCCCCAAGCAGTTCAACCTTCAGAAACAATGTTACCGTTGTTGAGTCGGGTAGACCTTTCACACCTGCCATGTTTGAAACGGTCCTTAGAAACTTTACTCCGGATGTTCTCAACAACATGTCTGGCCGCCCAAG GCAGGAAGATGCTCAGGAGTTTTTGAGCTTTATAATGGACCAAATGCACGATGAGTTGCTGAAACTCAGGGACGAGTCCCCTAGACTCACTGGTTCCAAGTCATCTGTTCTTTCTTCTGCCAGCGATGATGATGAATGGGAAACGGTTGGACCCAAAAACAAATCTGCTGTGACAAGAACACAAAGCTTTGTTCCTTCTCAGCTCAGTGATATCTTCGGTGGGGAGCTCAGAAGCGTAGTGAAGGCACAAG GGAACAAAGACTCTGCTACTGTGCAGCCATATCTCTTACTCCACCTGGATATTCACCCGGAAGCTGTGTGTACAATTGAAGATGCATTGCATTTGTTTTCTGCTCCAGAAGATCTTGAAGGCTATCGAGCCTCTGTTACTGGCAAG GCTGGTGTAGTGAGTGCTAGAAAGTCGATAAAGATACAGAAGCTCTCAAAGATAATGATACTGCACCTTATGCGTTTTAGCTACGGGAACCAAGGGAGCACTAAACTCCATAAACCTGTTCACTTCCCCCTCAAGCTCAACCTAGGCCGCTACCTTCTTGCTTCTCCGTCCAACGGG TTGAAATATGAGCTTGTGGCAACGATTACTCACCACGGAAGGGATCCCTCGAAAGGCCACTACACCGCGGATGCTCGAAGAAAGAACAATCAGTGGCTTAGGTTCGATGATGCGTCTGTGACTGCTATAGGGACAAAGCAGGTTTTGCACGACCAAGCCTATGTTCTGTTCTACAAACAAGTGTGA
- the BNAC01G07530D gene encoding uncharacterized protein BNAC01G07530D: MATGSRVLIGLAMILIISGELLVPGEGTCQGDIEGLMRECAVYVQRPGPKVNPSVACCKVVKRSDIPCACGRITPSVQKMIDMNKVVLVTSFCGRPLAHGTKCGSYIVP; this comes from the exons ATGGCGACAGGTTCTCGTGTTCTGATCGGTCTAGCAATGATCCTTATAATCTCAGGAGAACTACTAGTTCCAGGGGAAGGAACGTGCCAAGGAGACATCGAGGGTCTGATGAGAGAATGTGCTGTCTACGTCCAGCGTCCAGGCCCAAAGGTAAATCCATCCGTGGCGTGTTGCAAAGTCGTTAAGAGATCAGACATCCCTTGCGCATGTGGCCGTATCACACCCTCGGTTCAAAAGATGATAGACATGAATAAGGTTGTTCTTGTCACTTCCTTTTGTGGGAGGCCTCTCGCTCATGGTACCAAGTGTGGAA GCTACATTGTGCCATGA